CTGGGACTCACCGGCGTCTATGATGGCAATCCCGAGGGCGACCTGGTGAAGGGGCCCCCGCCGATTTCCTCCCTGGAGCAGTGGGAAGCCCTGCGCCCCTGGCCGGTGAGCCAGGGCGCCCTGGGGCGCCAGTTGCGCTGCCTGGAACTGATCGCCGCCGGGGCCGGCGATACGCCCTTCATCCAGACGATCTTCAACCCCCTCACCGTGGCCCGCTGTCTGGCCGGCGCCCGCGCGGTGATCTGGCGCCGTCGCCATCCCGACGTGTTCCGGCGCGGCTTCGAAGCGATTATTGAGACCTGGAGCGCCTTCGTGGCGGCAGTGATGCGCACCGGAGCGGCGGGGATCTTTCTGTCCACCACTGACGCCAGTTACAGCGCGATGTCCGAGGAGGAGTACCGGCGCTGGGGCCGCCCGGGCGACCTGGAGGTGGCTGCGCCCAGCCGCGACGGCTGGCTGAACGTGCTGCACCTCCACGGTGAAGAGTTGATGTTCGATCTGGTGGCTGACTACCCCTTCCAGGTCGTAAACTGGCACGACCGCAAGGCCGGCCCGTCGCTGCGTGAGGGCGCCGCGCGCTTCAGCGGCGCGGTGGCCGGCGGCCTGGCGCAGTGGGACACGTTGCTGGCTGCCACGCCGGAGGAGGTGGCTCGCGAAGCGCGCGAGGCCATCGCCCAGGTGGAGGGGCGAGGGCTGATCCTGGCAGCGGGCTGCGTCACGCCCATAACTGTGCCGGAGTCAAACATCCGCGCGGCCATTGCCGTGGCCCGCGGCTCGGGGTAGGCTTTGCGCCGCGCACAGACGCCCCCGCTTATAGCGTTTCGCGAAACGATTGACCCGAAACGATGGCGGCGCGAGCGCACTAAGCCACACGGCTCAGCGTCCTCAGCTATTATGGCCACTGCTCTGAAGGAAGGGTCTTGACGGGTTAATTTCGCGCCAGGGCGTTTTGACGAGGAAACAACGAACAGGTGCGAGGCTCTGTTCGCCGTTTGCGGGTGAAGCGTGAAGGCCCATGACAGCCCGAGGGCTGGAGCAGCGCCTGGCGCTTCCCCAGCCCTCCGCATCGCATTGCCGCAACGCTTGGAGCCAATGGCCGGACTCGAACCGGCGACCGGCTGTTTACGAAACAGCTGCTCTACCGACTGAGCTACATTGGCGAATATTCAGCACTAAAAGATTGTAACGGAAACGGGTCTTCCTGTCAAGGTGCATGCGCTGCATTCGCCATCGAATGCACAGCTTTCTAGCGCCGAGAATCCCTTACAACCGCCAATCCGCGATGCTATAATGGGCATGAGTTGGCAGCCCGGCGGCAACGCGGGCTGCCACGCCTCAGGGGAGGTGGGCCGTGCCCGAGGAGATTCCGGTCCTGTTCAATTTTCCAGCCAGCGGCGCGCCTGATCCAGCCGACAATCAGCCCCAGGAGGAGCGCGATCTGGCCGTGCTGCCGCTCTCCGATACCGTCCTCTTCCCATACATGCAGGCGCAACTCTTTCTGAGCGAGGCGGCGGCCCTGGCCGCGGTGGAGGCGGCTGGCGCAGGCGATCACACGCTGCTGGCGCTGGCGTGCCGCAACGTCCACGGCGAATGTACCAGCCTGGAGGATCTGTACACTATCGGGGTCGAAGCGCATGTAGAGCGGGCGCGCAAGATGCCCGATGGCTCTACTGGCGTGACGCTCGTGGGCCGGCGGCGCATGCGCGTCGTTGCCCTGCTGAGCGAGTGGCCGGTGCTGCGGGTGCGGGCTATGCCGCTCGCGCCAGTCGAAGAGCGCAGCATCGCCGTCGAGGCGCTGATGCGCAGCGTGCTGGCGCTCTTCGAGCGCGTGGTGCGTATGTCGCGCTCCCTGCCCGATGACGCCTATGTTACGGCCCTGAACGTGAACCAGGCCGGCGGCCTCGCCGACCTGATTGCCGCGACCCTGCCCCTCTCTCGCGCCACGCGCCAGGAACTGCTGGAAACCCTCGATCCCGAAGAACGTCTGCACCGCGTCAGCGCCCTCCTCTCGCGCGAACTGGACGTGCTTGAACTGGAGAGCCGCATTCAGTCGCAGGTGCAAAAGGAGGTGGACCGCAGCCAGCGCGAACTCTACCTGCGTGAGCAGTTGAAGATCATTCAGCGCGAACTCGGCCAGGAGGACCCGACACAACGCGAGATGCGCGCCCTCCGCGAACGGGCCGCCGCCATCCCGCTGCCTGAACGCGCCCGCGCCCGCGTCGCCGAGGAGATCGCCCGTCTGGAGAGCATTCCGCCCCATAGCCCCGAGCACGCCGTGGTGCGCACCTACCTGGATTGGGTGCTGGCCCTGCCCTGGGGCGCGATAAGCGACGATCGCACCGATCTGCGGGCGGCGGCCCGCGTCCTCGACAAGAACCACTACGGGCTGTCCAGAGTCAAGGACCGCATCCTGGAGTTTATCGCCGTGCGCCAACTGGCCGGCTCGCACCAGCACTCTCCCATTCTCTGCCTGGTTGGTCCGCCCGGTGTGGGCAAGACCAGCCTGGGCCGCAGCGTCGCCGAGGCGTTGGGGCGCAACTTCGTGCGCCTGAGCCTGGGCGGGGTGCGCGATGAGGCCGAGATCCGCGGCCATCGCCGCACCTACATCGGGGCCATGCCCGGGCGCATCATCCAGCGCATGAAAGAGGCCGGGGCCCTCAATCCGGTGCTGATGCTCGATGAGGTGGATAAGATCGGCGCGGATTTTCGCGGCGATCCCGCTGATGCGCTGCTTGAGGTGCTCGATCCGGAACTGAATAATACGTTCGCCGATCATTATCTCGATCTGCCATTCGATCTTTCAAAGGTGTTCTTCATTACCAGCGCCAACTATCTCGATGAGATCCCCGAGCCGCTGCTTGACCGCATGGAAGTGATCGAGTTGCCCGGCTATACCGAGGAAGAGAAGCTGCAGATCGCCCGGCGCTTCCTCGTGCCCCGGCAGATCGCCGCCTGCGGGCTGCCGCCCGGCTCGCTGCGTTTCGGTGAGACGACGCTGCGGGCGATCATTCGCGGCTATACCTACGAAGCCGGGGTGCGCGGCCTGGAGCGGGAGATTGCCGCGATCTGCCGCAAGGTCGCCCGGCGCATTGCCGAGGGACGGCGCGCTCCCCGCGTTATTACGCCGCGCCTGGTGGAGAAGCTGCTTGGGCCGCCGCGCTACGATGTGAGCAGCGTGGAGGAACACGACCAGATCGGCGTCGCCACGGGGATGGCCTACACCGGCGCGGGCGGCGATACGCTGCCCGTCGAGGTTTCATTGATGGAGGGAAAGGGCGCTCTGACCCTCACCGGGCAACTCGGCGAGGTGATGCAGGAGTCGGCCCACGCCGCGCTGTCGTATGCGCGGGCCAATGCCGCGGCCCTGGGGTTGGACGCCCGGCGCTTCGAGAAGACTGATATCCACGTGCACGTACCCGAAGGCGCCACGCCCAAGGACGGCCCCTCCGCCGGTCTGACGATCGCCATCGCGCTGATCTCCGCCCTCAGCGGCCGCACCGTGCGCCGCGACGTAGCGATGACCGGCGAGATGACCCTCCGCGGGCGTATTCTGCCTGTTGGCGGGATCAAGGAGAAGGTGCTCGGCGCCTACCGTGCCGGTATCCGCGAGGTGGTGCTGCCCAAGAAGAATGGCCGCGACCTGGTCGAAATCCCCACCGTGGTGCGCTCCAAGTTGACCGTGCGCCTGGTCAGCCATATTGACGAGGTTATCGCCCTGGTCCTCGGCCCGCCGCCGCCAAAGCCCGAGAAGCGCAGCGCCCGCGCCGTGATCACCCGCGCACGCGAAGCGTGAACGATGAGATGTTGCGCGGGCCCGCGTTCCTGCAGCCTGCGTCGCAGATTTGCTCCATCCAATCCGAAATCCAAAATCTAAAATCTAAAATCAATCCGGCCTCAGGGCGCTTCGACCAGAAAATCCGCGGCCACGTAGCCCTCGCGCCCATCGGGGGCGCGCACCTTGCGCCAGAGGTAGTCGCCCCCCGGCACCTCCTCGCCGAGGGCTTCTACGCGCGTGCCTTCGGGCAGGGTGGTGATCGGCGCGCCGGCGGTCGAGGGATCGGGACGCAGGAAGAGACCCTGACCGCCCGTACCGCTGACAATGTAGAAACGCCGGCCCGCCGGGGCCGCCACCGATGTCTCCGCCATCGGCGACGGGTACGGTTCGCCTGACAGCACGCCTCCGGGTACAGGGGTCGTCACCGGCGCGGCGGTCGGCTCGCGAAAGCCCAGGCCGCTTTCACGCTGTTCGGTGCGTCCAAGGGCGAGCAGGGCGATCAGCAGGACAATTACCAGCAGCGCGATACCCGCCAGGTAGCGCCATCCTCCGGCCTGCAACCACAGTTGGAGTTCCTGGGGCGACGCCGGCAGCAGGCCCCGCGCCTGGCGGCGCCGGCCAGACGAACGTTCCCTGCGCCAGTGCGGATCGGCCGGCGCTCGCTCGACCCACTCGCCCTCGTCGGGATCGTAGCGCCGCGTCTGGGAGGAGCGGCCGGTATGCCCTGGCGCGTCGCGGTCGGGAAGCCGCTGCGTCTGCCCGCGCCGGTTTTCGGGATCGCCCATTGGTCGTCTCCTTCTACAGCGGGTGTATGATAGCATAGAAGCAGGCGAAACGGAAAAGGAGCCGCCGGGGTGCGTGTTCAGATTTACCGCAGAGCACGCAGAGGAACGGAGAGGGTGAGCTTATTGAAGCCCTTTGCGTCCCTCCGCGCCCTCTGCGGTGCGAACGGGTTCAGTAGATGTGAACACTATCCCATCGGGCCCGTCCG
This DNA window, taken from Chloroflexaceae bacterium, encodes the following:
- a CDS encoding uroporphyrinogen decarboxylase; this encodes MHKHDLLQATIARQATPRTPIALWRHWPVEDRSAEALARATLEFQQRFDFDFIKVTPSQTFVAEDLGLTGVYDGNPEGDLVKGPPPISSLEQWEALRPWPVSQGALGRQLRCLELIAAGAGDTPFIQTIFNPLTVARCLAGARAVIWRRRHPDVFRRGFEAIIETWSAFVAAVMRTGAAGIFLSTTDASYSAMSEEEYRRWGRPGDLEVAAPSRDGWLNVLHLHGEELMFDLVADYPFQVVNWHDRKAGPSLREGAARFSGAVAGGLAQWDTLLAATPEEVAREAREAIAQVEGRGLILAAGCVTPITVPESNIRAAIAVARGSG
- the lon gene encoding endopeptidase La; this encodes MPEEIPVLFNFPASGAPDPADNQPQEERDLAVLPLSDTVLFPYMQAQLFLSEAAALAAVEAAGAGDHTLLALACRNVHGECTSLEDLYTIGVEAHVERARKMPDGSTGVTLVGRRRMRVVALLSEWPVLRVRAMPLAPVEERSIAVEALMRSVLALFERVVRMSRSLPDDAYVTALNVNQAGGLADLIAATLPLSRATRQELLETLDPEERLHRVSALLSRELDVLELESRIQSQVQKEVDRSQRELYLREQLKIIQRELGQEDPTQREMRALRERAAAIPLPERARARVAEEIARLESIPPHSPEHAVVRTYLDWVLALPWGAISDDRTDLRAAARVLDKNHYGLSRVKDRILEFIAVRQLAGSHQHSPILCLVGPPGVGKTSLGRSVAEALGRNFVRLSLGGVRDEAEIRGHRRTYIGAMPGRIIQRMKEAGALNPVLMLDEVDKIGADFRGDPADALLEVLDPELNNTFADHYLDLPFDLSKVFFITSANYLDEIPEPLLDRMEVIELPGYTEEEKLQIARRFLVPRQIAACGLPPGSLRFGETTLRAIIRGYTYEAGVRGLEREIAAICRKVARRIAEGRRAPRVITPRLVEKLLGPPRYDVSSVEEHDQIGVATGMAYTGAGGDTLPVEVSLMEGKGALTLTGQLGEVMQESAHAALSYARANAAALGLDARRFEKTDIHVHVPEGATPKDGPSAGLTIAIALISALSGRTVRRDVAMTGEMTLRGRILPVGGIKEKVLGAYRAGIREVVLPKKNGRDLVEIPTVVRSKLTVRLVSHIDEVIALVLGPPPPKPEKRSARAVITRAREA
- a CDS encoding SH3 domain-containing protein, coding for MGDPENRRGQTQRLPDRDAPGHTGRSSQTRRYDPDEGEWVERAPADPHWRRERSSGRRRQARGLLPASPQELQLWLQAGGWRYLAGIALLVIVLLIALLALGRTEQRESGLGFREPTAAPVTTPVPGGVLSGEPYPSPMAETSVAAPAGRRFYIVSGTGGQGLFLRPDPSTAGAPITTLPEGTRVEALGEEVPGGDYLWRKVRAPDGREGYVAADFLVEAP